Proteins from a genomic interval of Mesobacillus sp. S13:
- a CDS encoding DUF3813 domain-containing protein: MGNRLFQEARKAVQLAKTAEPAEQSAAISTAKNALSSAYANTTMAEKEQLRSFQDELNSIESK; encoded by the coding sequence ATGGGAAACAGGCTTTTTCAGGAAGCAAGGAAAGCTGTCCAACTAGCTAAGACTGCGGAGCCTGCGGAACAGTCTGCAGCCATCAGCACAGCTAAAAATGCACTTTCTTCAGCCTATGCCAATACAACGATGGCTGAAAAAGAGCAGCTTCGGTCATTTCAGGACGAGCTGAATTCAATTGAAAGCAAGTAA